GATTCCACGCCCGTTCTTCGATTTCCCCCCATGGATGTTCAGAAAAATCCTCCAGGCGCTGCAGCATGGAAGAACGAATTTCTTCATACATATGTTTCTTTCCTAAATCAAGGAAGGTGTCTCTCGTCTCTTCAAATTGTTCCAGACGCCGCTCCCATTTGACGTAAAGCGGGTCTTTGGGAACCGAAAGCACCCCGATCCCTTTCGTAGTTCGGTGGAAATGGTGAAGGATGCGTACTGCCTGCTTACGGTCATGGTGCTTGTTGAAATCTGCGTGGTGTCCGTTCACATGTTCAAAAAGCGCCCACTCACATCCAAGCCTTCCTTTCGTTTCTTTTCTATCGGGAAACGGCACCGGACGCGCTGCTATTCTGTAAGCGTAATTCCAATGCTTAAAAAATTCCAGCTGCTGGTCAATGACACGGGGCCTGCGATACCCTTTCAAGATGAACGATTGATCCTTGTAGTTGACCTGGTACACTTTTGGTTTAATATGCCGCTCGAAAGTGATCGGCAAACCTTCCTCTGCCTGGAGCCAATGAAAAAGGCGATCCGTATATGAATCGCCCTTCCTCTTGTCAGCTCTCATCTAAATCATCTTCCCGCCAAGGTTGCTGATAACCCGGCCACATCGGCTGCCCCCAGCCCTGCTGTCCCTGCGGCATATATGGTCCTTGTTGACCCCAACCAGGATAACCCTGCTGCCAGCCCCCGTGATGGTACGGCATCGGTGCGCCATAGCCCATCTGTCCTTGCGGCAGTGTCTGGCCGCCCCCACAGCCACAGCCACCGGACTGTGTGCCGGGACTCATCATGTTATTGGACTCTTCTTCCCACATCGGCTGCTGCATTGGCATGTGCATCGGCATCGGCTGCTGCATCGGCATTGGCTGCTGCATCGGCATGTGCATCGGCATCATGACCGGATGCGGAGGACAGCAATAGAAGTCGGTATGAACGAGTTGGGGACCCTGTGGAGGGCAATACGGCTGCTGCGGCATAGGTGCCGGTACGAACTGTTCCCCTTTCACTTCCGGAGCCTTCACTTCTTCCGGAGACTCTTCCTCTTTCGGCTGCGGCGCGGGCATCTGCGGCAGGTGGAAGGTCGTATAATAATTTTGCATCTGCTGATCGATGCTCGGCATGGTGATCGGCATATTCATGTTAATTGGCTGCATCGGCATCATCGGTTTTTCCATGACACCCTTGACCGGTTTTTTCTCATCTTCCTTCATTGCCGGCGGAGGA
This sequence is a window from Bacillus sp. SB49. Protein-coding genes within it:
- a CDS encoding aminoglycoside phosphotransferase family protein → MRADKRKGDSYTDRLFHWLQAEEGLPITFERHIKPKVYQVNYKDQSFILKGYRRPRVIDQQLEFFKHWNYAYRIAARPVPFPDRKETKGRLGCEWALFEHVNGHHADFNKHHDRKQAVRILHHFHRTTKGIGVLSVPKDPLYVKWERRLEQFEETRDTFLDLGKKHMYEEIRSSMLQRLEDFSEHPWGEIEERAWNHHEWLHGDVAHHNFMVTKDKQIKLIDFDLLHTGPHLYDHIQLAQRFLPCLEKDRTALISYFPHVKEKEIWWKGVLVPADLLREWLYGYRSGVREGSTMQRPMRKLEKAWESRKMFVRYAEHML
- the safA gene encoding SafA/ExsA family spore coat assembly protein, whose amino-acid sequence is MRIHIVQKGDTLWNIAKKYGVNFEELKSVNTQLSNPDMIMPGMKIKVPQGTKQVKKEAPKQQMAPAPAPKKEMPMPSPPPAMKEDEKKPVKGVMEKPMMPMQPINMNMPITMPSIDQQMQNYYTTFHLPQMPAPQPKEEESPEEVKAPEVKGEQFVPAPMPQQPYCPPQGPQLVHTDFYCCPPHPVMMPMHMPMQQPMPMQQPMPMHMPMQQPMWEEESNNMMSPGTQSGGCGCGGGQTLPQGQMGYGAPMPYHHGGWQQGYPGWGQQGPYMPQGQQGWGQPMWPGYQQPWREDDLDES